From a region of the Qipengyuania spongiae genome:
- the bfr gene encoding bacterioferritin: MKGDGKVIEYLNKALTNELTAINQYWLHYRVLDNWGIYKLAEYERKESIEEMVHADRLADRILFLDGLPNFQALHKLKVGESVREILEADLALEMEAIPLLREAAEYCQGVRDFTSGQLFEDILRNEEEHVDFLEKQFDMIVRMGIENYVQLNSAAAGEGNGGDVD, translated from the coding sequence ATGAAGGGCGACGGCAAGGTCATCGAATATCTCAACAAGGCGCTCACGAACGAGCTGACCGCGATCAACCAGTACTGGTTGCATTACCGCGTGCTCGACAATTGGGGCATCTACAAGCTCGCCGAATACGAGCGCAAGGAATCGATCGAGGAGATGGTCCACGCCGATCGCCTGGCCGATCGCATTCTCTTCCTTGACGGGCTTCCCAATTTCCAGGCGTTGCACAAGCTCAAGGTCGGCGAGTCGGTACGCGAGATACTCGAGGCGGATCTGGCGCTCGAAATGGAGGCGATTCCGCTTCTGCGCGAAGCGGCGGAATATTGTCAGGGAGTGCGCGACTTCACCTCGGGCCAGCTGTTCGAGGATATCCTGCGCAACGAGGAAGAGCATGTCGACTTCCTCGAAAAGCAATTCGACATGATCGTCCGGATGGGGATCGAGAATTACGTCCAACTCAACAGCGCCGCCGCTGGCGAGGGCAATGGCGGGGACGTCGACTAG
- a CDS encoding (2Fe-2S)-binding protein, which yields MYICICNAIRETELRNVARRCPGDAEACYAALGKQPSCGTCLCEADEIVAEERAAAYVPTHVAA from the coding sequence ATGTATATCTGCATCTGCAACGCGATCAGGGAAACGGAGCTACGGAACGTGGCTCGCCGTTGCCCGGGCGATGCGGAAGCCTGTTATGCGGCGCTGGGCAAGCAGCCAAGTTGCGGCACCTGCTTGTGCGAGGCAGACGAGATCGTCGCCGAAGAGCGTGCGGCCGCCTATGTTCCGACTCACGTTGCGGCCTGA
- a CDS encoding DUF418 domain-containing protein: MSATRVPAGTPDQPGQFAPTGPSADRIASLDFIRGIAVMGILVANIVAFGQPFSAYIYPGAFLTPHGTAENAMWIAQFVLIDGKMRGLFTLLFGAGLYLFMERAWARGAARALQVRRLLFLGLFGLIHYFLIWEGDILFLYAASGLVALLFVRLSEEKQLALGLIGYVLGGLLYLGLAFSLQAAADGSFPGTPEAAQEMRVTMAEGKQHELSEALVDAQLVRSGDYSGLVAHRFAEHVGDLSNALITLWTETLPLMLIGMALYRFGLFSGAIAGGRFLFWGAASWLTGALANLWIAQRVAEGGFSYYGTMAAFTGWSHFPNLMTTLGYATLLAVWCAAARGWLAVRVKAAGRAAFTNYLGTSAVMMMVFHGWAGGLFGEFTRGELYMVMLVAWVLMLAWSKPWLDRFRYGPLEWLWRCLTYQRVFPLLR, encoded by the coding sequence ATGAGTGCAACTCGAGTGCCGGCGGGCACGCCCGACCAGCCCGGGCAGTTCGCGCCGACAGGTCCTTCGGCGGACCGGATTGCGAGCCTCGACTTCATTCGCGGTATCGCCGTCATGGGCATCCTCGTCGCGAACATCGTCGCGTTCGGTCAGCCGTTCAGCGCTTACATCTATCCGGGCGCGTTCCTGACGCCCCACGGCACCGCGGAGAACGCGATGTGGATCGCGCAATTCGTGCTGATCGACGGCAAGATGCGCGGGCTCTTCACCCTGCTGTTCGGTGCGGGCCTCTACCTCTTCATGGAAAGGGCCTGGGCGAGGGGTGCGGCACGAGCGCTGCAGGTCCGCCGGCTGCTGTTTCTCGGCCTGTTCGGCCTGATCCACTATTTCCTGATCTGGGAGGGGGACATTCTGTTCCTTTACGCCGCGTCCGGTCTCGTCGCGTTGCTATTCGTAAGGTTGAGCGAAGAGAAGCAGCTGGCCCTTGGTCTCATCGGCTATGTGCTGGGCGGGCTGCTGTATCTGGGCCTTGCTTTTTCTTTGCAGGCGGCGGCCGATGGATCGTTTCCCGGGACGCCGGAGGCCGCGCAGGAAATGCGTGTCACCATGGCCGAAGGCAAGCAGCACGAACTCAGCGAAGCCCTCGTCGACGCGCAACTTGTCCGGTCGGGGGACTATTCGGGGCTAGTCGCGCATCGTTTTGCGGAACATGTCGGGGATCTCAGCAACGCACTGATAACGCTCTGGACCGAAACGCTGCCTCTGATGCTGATCGGCATGGCGCTCTACCGCTTCGGCCTTTTCTCAGGCGCCATCGCGGGCGGAAGATTTCTGTTCTGGGGAGCGGCTTCATGGCTGACCGGGGCGCTCGCGAATCTGTGGATCGCCCAGCGCGTGGCCGAGGGTGGTTTCAGCTATTACGGCACGATGGCGGCCTTCACGGGCTGGTCCCATTTTCCAAACCTGATGACGACTCTGGGTTACGCGACGCTGCTGGCTGTCTGGTGCGCGGCGGCTAGGGGTTGGCTGGCTGTGCGGGTGAAAGCCGCGGGAAGGGCGGCCTTCACAAACTATCTGGGCACGTCGGCTGTGATGATGATGGTGTTTCACGGCTGGGCTGGCGGCTTGTTCGGCGAGTTCACGCGCGGCGAGCTATATATGGTCATGCTTGTTGCCTGGGTGCTGATGCTGGCTTGGTCGAAACCTTGGCTCGACCGCTTTCGCTATGGTCCGCTCGAATGGCTGTGGCGGTGTCTTACGTATCAGCGGGTCTTTCCCCTATTGCGGTAA
- a CDS encoding SPOR domain-containing protein codes for MNGKTISTFLAAGALAALAAPVAADVKAGVDAWSAGDYAMAVREWSQPAADGDPDAQFNLAQAYRLGRGVEADARQAEALYLLAANQGHAKAADNYGLLVFQDGRHREALPYVKAAAERGDPRAQYLLGIAHFNGDLVEKDWVRAYALATLANSAGLPQARGAITQMDEYIPLAQRQEAQLLAGTLKSEAEAARASDLAAADLATGGTPEQMATPRERPQRQTANAAASPPIPERVVVARASDMQRAGADYTIAAPKAAPLSTPGPLAAQPAPALASTAPRAPVERRDGPWKIQLGAFGVASNADRLWDRLAARSALSGATKLKEPAGRLTKLLAGGFATQTEATRACAALKASGQDCLVTR; via the coding sequence ATGAACGGCAAGACGATTTCCACTTTCCTCGCGGCGGGCGCCCTTGCCGCGCTGGCGGCGCCCGTGGCGGCGGACGTGAAGGCCGGAGTCGATGCCTGGAGTGCGGGCGATTATGCCATGGCGGTGCGCGAATGGTCGCAGCCCGCGGCCGACGGCGATCCCGACGCGCAGTTCAACCTTGCTCAGGCCTATCGCCTGGGTCGCGGCGTAGAGGCGGACGCTCGCCAAGCCGAGGCGCTCTATCTGCTCGCCGCCAATCAGGGTCACGCGAAAGCGGCCGACAATTACGGGTTGCTGGTGTTTCAGGACGGGAGGCACAGGGAAGCTCTGCCTTACGTGAAGGCGGCGGCGGAGCGGGGCGATCCGCGCGCGCAATATCTGTTGGGTATCGCGCATTTCAACGGCGATCTGGTCGAAAAGGACTGGGTGCGCGCCTACGCGCTGGCGACGCTCGCCAATTCGGCAGGCCTGCCGCAGGCGCGCGGCGCGATCACACAGATGGACGAATACATTCCGCTCGCGCAGCGGCAGGAGGCGCAGCTTCTTGCAGGGACTCTGAAGAGCGAGGCCGAAGCGGCGCGGGCCAGCGATCTCGCCGCTGCCGATCTCGCCACCGGCGGCACACCCGAGCAGATGGCGACCCCGCGCGAAAGACCGCAGCGACAGACTGCGAACGCGGCCGCATCTCCGCCGATACCCGAGCGGGTCGTCGTGGCGCGGGCGTCCGATATGCAGCGAGCAGGGGCCGACTACACTATAGCCGCTCCGAAAGCGGCACCCCTTTCGACGCCGGGCCCGTTGGCGGCACAACCGGCACCTGCCCTCGCGTCAACAGCGCCGCGCGCGCCAGTGGAACGCCGGGACGGTCCGTGGAAAATCCAGCTCGGCGCCTTCGGGGTCGCGAGCAATGCGGATCGGCTGTGGGACCGGCTGGCCGCCCGCTCAGCGCTTTCCGGTGCGACGAAGCTTAAGGAACCGGCCGGTCGGCTGACCAAGCTCCTTGCAGGCGGCTTCGCCACACAGACGGAAGCGACGCGGGCCTGTGCCGCTCTGAAGGCAAGCGGACAGGATTGCCTGGTCACGCGATAG
- a CDS encoding ParA family protein — protein MRVLALASQKGGSGKTTLSGHLAVQAQRAGAGPVVLIDIDPQGSLADWWNEREAEYPAFAQTTVSRLASDLQVLRQQGFKLAVIDTPPAITMAIQSVIGVAELIVVPTRPSPHDLRAVGATVDLCERAGKPLVFVVNAATPKARITSEAAVALSQHGTVAPITLHHRTDFAASMIDGRTVMEVDPDSRSAAEVAALWKYMSDRLEKNFRRTIFAAPNSQAAMVGMHRPAGGFGRRVAQ, from the coding sequence GTGCGAGTACTGGCTTTGGCATCGCAAAAAGGCGGATCGGGCAAGACGACCCTTTCCGGACATCTCGCCGTTCAGGCACAGCGCGCCGGGGCCGGGCCGGTCGTGCTGATCGACATCGACCCGCAAGGCTCGCTCGCCGACTGGTGGAACGAGCGCGAGGCCGAATATCCCGCCTTCGCCCAGACCACCGTGTCCCGCCTCGCCAGCGACCTGCAGGTCCTGCGCCAGCAGGGCTTCAAGCTGGCCGTCATCGACACCCCGCCCGCGATCACCATGGCGATCCAGTCGGTGATCGGTGTGGCCGAACTGATCGTGGTACCCACCCGCCCCAGCCCGCACGATCTGCGCGCCGTGGGGGCGACGGTCGACCTGTGCGAACGCGCCGGCAAGCCGCTGGTCTTCGTCGTCAACGCCGCCACGCCCAAGGCCCGCATCACCTCGGAAGCGGCCGTGGCGCTGAGCCAGCACGGCACTGTCGCTCCGATCACGCTCCACCACCGCACCGATTTCGCCGCCTCGATGATCGACGGTCGGACGGTGATGGAGGTCGACCCCGATAGCCGCAGCGCGGCCGAGGTCGCCGCCTTGTGGAAATACATGTCGGACCGGCTGGAAAAGAACTTCCGTCGCACGATCTTTGCCGCGCCGAATTCGCAGGCGGCGATGGTCGGCATGCATCGTCCCGCGGGCGGCTTCGGCCGCCGCGTGGCCCAGTAA
- a CDS encoding SPOR domain-containing protein: MNAPPAPMGEGQMSSNKNNKRFVSLALGTALTTLALAGCSAKVAPPASASAAAAQTAIAKGKTSAAVEFAEAAVLASPRDAAGRALLGATYVRAGRFLSAATTLGEAIELGDTSPRTIITYALAQIAAGQPNEALVTLDRWEAALDPADLGLAVALAGRPQQGVHVLGNALRDGHNTVKVRQNLAYAFALMGDWQSARLMAAQDVPADEVGDRLGHWAQMALPEMFQQRVADLLGTTIAADPGQPMQLALANHPSHGMMVAEAAEIAEDAPALVAAAELPAVEADEPSLAQAVVPAVEAEAYRNGPAVVRFVPREFVQSVPAARSETRQAMAQRPATQPQPQRAATATPRPSDASGFAMKPGDYRVQLGSYFSMSDAQAAWKLFTKRHPELEGAEKIITKANVKGKMYYRVAAGGFAQSSAQHMCSMVKQGGGGCLAYAANRPLPGTIETDTRVARR, encoded by the coding sequence ATGAACGCACCGCCTGCACCGATGGGAGAAGGCCAGATGAGCTCCAACAAGAACAACAAGCGCTTCGTGAGCCTGGCGCTCGGCACCGCACTGACCACGCTCGCTTTGGCCGGATGCAGCGCCAAGGTCGCGCCGCCCGCCTCAGCATCGGCCGCCGCGGCCCAGACAGCTATCGCGAAGGGCAAGACCTCGGCAGCCGTCGAATTCGCCGAAGCCGCCGTTCTGGCATCGCCCCGCGACGCGGCAGGCCGCGCGCTGCTCGGCGCAACCTACGTCAGGGCCGGGCGCTTCCTGTCCGCTGCAACGACGCTGGGTGAAGCTATCGAACTGGGTGACACCTCGCCGCGCACGATCATCACCTACGCACTCGCTCAGATCGCCGCAGGCCAGCCGAACGAGGCGCTGGTGACGCTCGACCGCTGGGAAGCCGCGCTCGACCCGGCCGATCTCGGTCTCGCGGTCGCGCTGGCAGGACGTCCGCAGCAGGGCGTCCACGTGCTCGGCAACGCACTGCGCGACGGGCACAATACCGTGAAGGTCCGCCAGAACCTCGCCTATGCCTTCGCCCTGATGGGCGACTGGCAGTCCGCTCGGCTGATGGCAGCGCAGGACGTTCCCGCCGACGAGGTCGGGGACCGTCTCGGCCATTGGGCGCAGATGGCTCTGCCGGAAATGTTCCAGCAGCGGGTCGCCGATCTCCTCGGCACCACGATTGCCGCCGATCCGGGCCAGCCGATGCAGCTCGCGCTCGCCAACCATCCGAGCCACGGCATGATGGTTGCCGAGGCGGCCGAAATTGCGGAAGATGCGCCCGCGCTCGTGGCGGCCGCCGAACTACCGGCGGTCGAAGCGGACGAGCCTTCCCTCGCACAGGCTGTGGTGCCCGCAGTGGAAGCCGAGGCCTATCGCAACGGCCCGGCGGTCGTCCGCTTCGTTCCCCGGGAGTTCGTCCAGTCCGTGCCGGCCGCGCGCAGCGAAACGCGCCAAGCCATGGCGCAGCGTCCCGCAACACAACCACAGCCCCAGCGCGCCGCAACCGCGACGCCGCGCCCGAGCGACGCGTCCGGTTTCGCAATGAAGCCCGGTGACTACCGCGTCCAGCTCGGTTCCTACTTCTCGATGTCGGATGCGCAGGCGGCGTGGAAGCTCTTCACCAAGCGTCACCCCGAGCTCGAAGGAGCCGAGAAGATCATCACCAAGGCGAACGTGAAGGGCAAGATGTACTACCGTGTCGCCGCGGGCGGTTTCGCGCAAAGCTCGGCCCAGCATATGTGTTCGATGGTCAAGCAGGGCGGCGGCGGTTGCCTCGCCTATGCCGCGAACAGGCCGCTGCCCGGCACGATCGAGACCGACACGCGGGTCGCGCGCCGCTGA
- a CDS encoding dihydroorotase, giving the protein MKQVRPIAITDGRLVLPDGVREGVLRLEDGRIASVDAEPRKGDDIVDVRGRLVAPGLVDLGVFKIDKPAFRFGGITRAALMPDQSPPLDLPSRVAYIAKSGKPDLWVHPLAAATRGLEGDALAEIALMREAGARAVATGRSWIGDSGTMLRLLQYAAMLDMVVIAHAEDAGLVRGAVATAGEMATRLGLAGAPVEAEALAISRDLALAELAGARIHFRQVTTQGGLDLIRQAKLRGVAVTAGVTPAHFMLSDLATAEFRSFMRLSPPLRSEEDRQAVIEAIGDGTIDVIASGHDPRGPEDKRLPFADAAPGMAGAESLLAMTLTLVRDGVINIARAFSLLAGAPARLLGVRAGALLSGYEGDIALVDPEKPWVIDSRMMAATAGNTPFDGQPTQGRVTALYKGGVPVGL; this is encoded by the coding sequence ATGAAGCAGGTGCGCCCCATCGCGATCACCGACGGGCGGCTGGTCCTGCCCGACGGTGTGCGCGAGGGCGTGCTGCGGCTCGAGGACGGGCGGATTGCGTCGGTCGATGCCGAGCCACGCAAGGGCGACGACATCGTGGATGTGCGCGGTAGGCTGGTGGCGCCGGGTCTCGTCGATCTCGGCGTGTTCAAGATCGACAAGCCGGCCTTTCGTTTTGGTGGGATCACGCGCGCCGCGCTGATGCCCGATCAGTCGCCGCCGCTCGATCTGCCGAGCCGGGTCGCCTATATCGCCAAGAGCGGCAAGCCCGATCTTTGGGTTCATCCCTTGGCAGCGGCGACGCGCGGACTGGAGGGCGACGCTCTGGCGGAGATCGCTCTGATGCGCGAGGCAGGCGCCCGCGCCGTGGCGACCGGCCGCAGTTGGATCGGTGACAGCGGCACGATGCTGCGTCTGCTTCAATATGCCGCGATGCTCGACATGGTAGTGATTGCCCATGCCGAAGACGCCGGCCTTGTGCGCGGCGCGGTGGCGACGGCGGGTGAGATGGCCACGCGGCTCGGTCTGGCGGGAGCGCCGGTGGAGGCCGAAGCGCTCGCCATTTCGCGCGACCTCGCGCTGGCCGAGCTGGCGGGCGCACGCATCCATTTCCGGCAGGTGACCACGCAAGGCGGGCTCGATCTGATCCGCCAGGCCAAGCTGCGCGGCGTCGCTGTGACGGCGGGCGTTACTCCGGCGCATTTTATGCTGTCCGACCTTGCGACGGCGGAGTTTCGCAGTTTCATGCGCCTGTCGCCGCCTCTGCGCTCGGAAGAGGATCGGCAGGCGGTGATCGAGGCGATCGGAGACGGGACAATCGACGTGATCGCCTCGGGCCATGATCCGCGTGGCCCGGAAGACAAGCGCCTGCCCTTCGCCGATGCGGCACCTGGCATGGCAGGGGCGGAATCGCTGCTCGCCATGACGCTGACGCTGGTGCGCGACGGCGTGATCAACATTGCGCGAGCGTTCTCCCTGCTTGCGGGTGCGCCCGCACGATTGCTGGGCGTGCGGGCGGGGGCGCTTCTGTCCGGCTACGAGGGCGATATCGCCCTGGTCGACCCGGAGAAGCCATGGGTGATCGACAGCCGCATGATGGCCGCGACGGCCGGCAATACGCCGTTCGACGGTCAGCCGACGCAGGGGCGCGTCACCGCGCTTTACAAGGGGGGCGTGCCGGTCGGGCTTTGA
- a CDS encoding aspartate carbamoyltransferase catalytic subunit, with the protein MTSPRASTASGRYPAGRLAFPHRDLTGIGRLERHEILFLLDEAEQWVELNRRRNKHHDALAGLTIINAFFENSTRTLLSFEIAGKRLGADVVNMHAAQSSVKKGETLIDTAITLNAMRADAIVIRHASSGATQLIADKVDCPVLNAGDGSHEHPTQALLDALALREALADRGDPSDDFTGLTVTICGDILHSRVARSNLLCLQALGATVRLCAPPALMPVGIAAMGAEVFHDFDAALRGADVVMMLRLQTERMEGQFIPSAREYHHLYGLTRERLDNAAPDALVMHPGPMNRGVEIDSDVADMIDRSIITRQVEMGVAIRMACLDVLTRGARGVEGWAE; encoded by the coding sequence GTGACATCGCCGCGCGCCTCGACCGCCTCCGGCCGCTATCCCGCGGGCCGGTTGGCCTTCCCGCATCGCGACCTGACCGGGATCGGCAGGCTGGAGCGGCACGAGATCCTGTTCCTCCTCGACGAGGCGGAACAGTGGGTCGAACTGAACCGTCGGCGCAACAAGCATCACGATGCGCTCGCCGGGTTGACGATCATCAATGCCTTCTTCGAGAATTCCACGCGCACGCTGCTGAGTTTCGAGATCGCGGGCAAGCGGCTCGGCGCCGATGTCGTCAACATGCACGCCGCGCAATCGAGCGTGAAGAAGGGGGAGACCCTGATCGACACGGCGATCACGCTAAACGCGATGCGCGCCGATGCCATCGTGATCCGCCACGCGTCGAGCGGCGCAACCCAGCTGATCGCCGACAAGGTCGATTGCCCCGTTCTCAATGCCGGGGACGGCAGCCACGAACATCCGACGCAGGCGCTGCTCGACGCGCTCGCCCTGCGCGAGGCATTGGCCGATCGCGGCGACCCGAGTGATGATTTCACCGGCCTGACCGTAACGATCTGCGGCGACATCCTGCACAGCCGTGTCGCGCGCTCCAATCTGCTTTGCCTCCAGGCGCTCGGCGCGACCGTTCGCCTGTGTGCGCCGCCGGCGCTGATGCCGGTGGGGATCGCAGCGATGGGTGCCGAAGTGTTCCATGATTTCGACGCAGCGCTTCGCGGCGCAGACGTGGTGATGATGCTGCGGCTCCAGACCGAGCGGATGGAAGGGCAGTTCATTCCCAGCGCACGGGAATATCACCATCTGTACGGGCTGACGCGGGAGCGGCTCGACAATGCCGCACCCGATGCGCTGGTCATGCATCCAGGTCCGATGAACCGCGGCGTCGAGATCGACAGCGACGTTGCCGACATGATCGACCGCTCGATCATCACCCGGCAGGTCGAGATGGGCGTCGCGATTCGCATGGCCTGTCTCGACGTGCTGACCCGCGGCGCGCGCGGTGTTGAGGGATGGGCGGAATGA
- the sppA gene encoding signal peptide peptidase SppA: MRFARGVWRLLVGIKDGLVLVFMLLFFAALFAILTARPSPAQVREGALLLALDGQVVEEQSSIDPFQALLAAEAPVREYQARDLVRAIDAAATDDRITAVVLDLDRFLGGGQVHLQTIGEALDRVRAADKPVLAFATAYYDDSLLLASHASEVWLDPLGGAVIAGPGGHRPYFGGLLDRLNVNARIYRVGTYKSAVEPYTRSSMSEESRENYTALYGALWGEWQAHVKKARPGIDLAATRDPVAAVQAANGDLATAARNAGFVDTLGSRSDFDARVQALVGEDSWSSEPGAFPSTGYDAWLADLGEATGGSGIGVVTIAGEIVDGDAGPGTAGGTRIADLLDDALDDDLKALVVRVDSPGGSVLASEEISRAILRHKAKGIPVVVSMANVAASGGYWVSTPADRIFAEPETITGSIGIFAILPTFEQLAADWGVGFDGVRTTPLSGQPDLIGGLTPEVDTILQASIEDGYRDFLSRVSEARNLTTEEVDRIGQGRVWDGGAARQIGLVDQYGGLDEALAWAANRAKLGQGDWHPVFLGTEDRSAYDTLLRQMLLPEDADARPDVTALFARKEENAVRSLLADAERLMQVKGMQALCLECPDTSPSVSRRSESWLAMLARFFAG, encoded by the coding sequence ATGCGGTTTGCACGTGGCGTCTGGCGTCTGCTGGTGGGCATCAAGGACGGGCTGGTGCTCGTCTTCATGCTGCTCTTCTTCGCCGCGCTCTTCGCGATCCTGACCGCCCGCCCCTCGCCCGCACAGGTTCGCGAGGGCGCGCTTCTGCTCGCTCTGGACGGTCAAGTGGTCGAGGAGCAATCAAGCATCGATCCCTTCCAGGCGCTGCTAGCGGCAGAGGCGCCCGTGCGCGAATACCAGGCGCGCGATCTGGTGCGCGCGATCGACGCGGCGGCGACCGACGACCGGATCACGGCGGTCGTGCTCGATCTCGACCGTTTCCTCGGCGGCGGGCAGGTCCACTTGCAGACTATTGGCGAGGCGCTCGACCGGGTGCGCGCGGCGGACAAACCGGTGCTCGCCTTCGCGACCGCCTATTACGACGATTCCCTCCTCCTCGCATCTCATGCGAGCGAGGTCTGGCTGGACCCGCTCGGGGGCGCGGTGATTGCCGGCCCGGGCGGCCACCGCCCCTATTTCGGCGGCCTGCTCGACCGGCTGAACGTCAATGCCCGCATCTACCGCGTCGGCACCTACAAGAGCGCTGTCGAACCCTACACCCGCAGTTCGATGTCCGAGGAATCGCGCGAGAACTACACCGCGCTCTATGGCGCGCTGTGGGGCGAGTGGCAGGCGCATGTGAAGAAGGCGCGGCCCGGCATCGACCTTGCCGCCACCCGCGATCCGGTTGCCGCGGTACAGGCCGCGAACGGCGATCTCGCCACAGCCGCGCGCAATGCCGGTTTTGTAGACACGCTCGGCAGCCGCTCTGACTTCGATGCTCGGGTGCAGGCACTCGTCGGCGAGGACAGCTGGAGCAGCGAGCCGGGTGCATTCCCTTCGACCGGCTACGACGCTTGGCTCGCCGATCTCGGCGAGGCGACGGGCGGCAGCGGCATCGGCGTAGTGACCATCGCGGGCGAGATCGTCGACGGCGATGCCGGGCCGGGCACCGCCGGCGGCACCCGTATCGCGGACCTGCTCGACGATGCGCTAGACGACGATCTCAAGGCGCTCGTGGTGCGTGTTGATTCCCCCGGCGGATCGGTGCTGGCGAGCGAGGAGATCAGCCGCGCGATCCTGCGCCACAAGGCGAAGGGCATACCGGTGGTCGTCTCGATGGCCAATGTCGCGGCCTCGGGCGGTTACTGGGTCTCGACCCCGGCCGACCGCATCTTCGCCGAGCCCGAGACCATCACCGGCTCGATCGGCATCTTTGCCATTCTTCCCACGTTCGAGCAGCTGGCGGCGGACTGGGGCGTCGGCTTCGACGGCGTACGCACGACCCCGCTTTCCGGCCAGCCAGACCTCATCGGCGGCCTGACGCCCGAGGTCGACACCATTCTCCAGGCCTCGATCGAGGACGGATATCGCGATTTCCTCTCCCGCGTATCCGAGGCGCGCAACCTCACAACGGAAGAGGTCGACCGCATCGGTCAGGGCCGGGTGTGGGACGGCGGCGCGGCGCGGCAAATCGGGCTGGTCGACCAATATGGCGGCCTCGACGAGGCGCTGGCCTGGGCGGCGAACCGGGCCAAGTTGGGCCAAGGCGACTGGCACCCGGTCTTCCTCGGCACTGAGGACCGCAGCGCCTACGACACGCTGCTTCGGCAGATGCTCCTGCCCGAAGATGCGGACGCACGGCCCGATGTCACAGCCCTGTTCGCTCGCAAGGAAGAGAACGCAGTCCGTTCGTTGCTCGCGGATGCAGAACGGCTGATGCAGGTGAAGGGGATGCAGGCGCTCTGCCTGGAATGCCCCGATACCTCACCCTCCGTCTCCCGGCGCAGCGAGAGCTGGCTGGCGATGCTGGCGCGGTTCTTCGCCGGATGA
- a CDS encoding DUF819 domain-containing protein: protein MISNDRIILGLLAALLAFVFATRDRPAWQRLYVFVPIILVCYLVPSLMTTFGLIDVSESRLWDISRDYFLPAALFLMTLSIDIKGILGLGSKAIVMFLTATLGIVLGGPLALWIVAQFEPSIIGSGDTAAWRGLATLAGSWIGGGANQTAMLEVYGYPLENFAALLAVDIIVAEIWMIFLLYGAGAHERVDRWLGADSSSIARLRDSMAAYSAKIERVASANDYVLLFGVAFAVVGLSHFLGGLLGGVFADLQGEDATLASEFFWVVVIATTAGLLTSFTRARELEGIGASKFGVLFIFLLVAVIGTRMDVTKIMDAPAFMAIGAIWMAFHIVLLLVVAKIIKAPFFFVAVGSKANVGGAASAPVVAAAFHPALAPVGVLLAVLGYALGTYGAILCAQMMAGVS from the coding sequence GTGATCAGCAACGACAGGATCATTCTCGGCCTTCTGGCCGCCCTTCTGGCCTTCGTGTTCGCGACACGCGACCGGCCGGCGTGGCAGCGTTTATACGTCTTCGTGCCGATCATCCTGGTCTGCTATCTGGTACCCAGCCTGATGACGACCTTCGGCCTGATCGACGTCTCCGAGAGCAGGTTGTGGGACATCTCCAGGGATTACTTCCTGCCCGCCGCGCTGTTCCTGATGACGCTCTCGATCGACATCAAGGGTATTCTCGGCCTCGGCAGCAAGGCGATCGTGATGTTCCTCACCGCGACGCTCGGCATCGTGCTGGGCGGGCCGCTCGCGCTGTGGATCGTGGCGCAGTTCGAACCCTCGATCATTGGCAGCGGCGACACCGCCGCTTGGCGCGGCCTTGCGACGCTGGCGGGAAGCTGGATCGGCGGCGGCGCGAACCAGACGGCGATGCTCGAGGTCTATGGCTATCCGCTCGAGAATTTCGCCGCCCTGCTCGCGGTCGACATCATCGTCGCCGAGATCTGGATGATCTTCCTCCTCTATGGTGCGGGCGCGCACGAGCGGGTCGATCGCTGGCTCGGCGCCGACAGTTCCTCGATCGCCCGGTTGCGTGACAGCATGGCCGCCTACTCCGCGAAGATCGAACGGGTGGCGAGTGCGAACGATTACGTCCTGCTGTTCGGCGTCGCTTTCGCGGTGGTCGGGCTGTCGCATTTCCTCGGCGGGCTGCTCGGCGGGGTCTTCGCCGACCTTCAGGGCGAGGACGCCACGCTCGCGAGCGAGTTCTTCTGGGTCGTCGTGATCGCCACGACCGCGGGCCTGCTGACCAGCTTCACCCGTGCCCGCGAGCTTGAAGGGATCGGCGCGAGCAAGTTCGGCGTGCTCTTCATCTTCCTGCTGGTGGCAGTGATCGGCACGCGGATGGACGTGACCAAGATCATGGACGCACCCGCCTTCATGGCGATCGGCGCGATCTGGATGGCGTTCCACATCGTCCTGCTCCTGGTCGTCGCCAAGATCATCAAGGCGCCGTTCTTCTTCGTGGCGGTCGGGAGCAAGGCCAATGTCGGCGGCGCGGCTTCGGCCCCGGTGGTGGCGGCCGCCTTCCACCCCGCGCTGGCGCCGGTCGGCGTGCTGCTGGCCGTGCTCGGCTACGCGCTGGGCACCTACGGCGCCATCCTTTGCGCCCAGATGATGGCCGGTGTGAGCTAG